A region from the Oncorhynchus masou masou isolate Uvic2021 unplaced genomic scaffold, UVic_Omas_1.1 unplaced_scaffold_5377, whole genome shotgun sequence genome encodes:
- the LOC135535959 gene encoding transcription cofactor vestigial-like protein 4, with the protein MRGKPSNGDFRSTKDPRDCSRSPMERAAAPSMVLHGNHHLYAPHHHMPSLAMDQPLALTKNNMDAARTFVISPTVSPVERQQNRPSVITCAPRQNRNCNLPNNYSRPACNYSNGDHIRPTLRGVDPVIEEHFRRSLGRNYKQPEPVTNSVSITGSVDDHFTKALGETWLQIKAKGSSSSSSPDSSPNSHMVNHSHSPSIVS; encoded by the exons AGGCAAGCCTTCCAATGGCGACTTCCGTAGTACTAAAGACCCTCGGGACTGTAGCCGCAGCCCCATGGAGCGAGCCGCCGCCCCCTCCATGGTTCTCCATGGCAACCATCACCTGTACGCCCCCCACCACCACATGCCCAGCCTGGCCATGGACCAGCCTCTCGCCCTGACCAAAAACAACATGGATGCCGCCCGTACCTTTGTCATCTCACCAACCGTCAGCCCTGTGGAACGCCAGCAG AATCGTCCGTCAGTGATAACGTGCGCTCCCCGCCAAAACCGGAACTGTAACCTGCCTAACAACTACAGTAGACCAGCCTGCAACT ACTCCAACGGGGACCACATAAGG CCAACTCTGCGTGGTGTTGACCCGGTGATCGAGGAGCATTTCCGTCGCAGCCTGGGGAGGAACTACAAGCAGCCGGAACCCGTCACTAACTCTGTGTCCATCACTGGCTCTGTGGACGACCATTTCACCAAGGCCTTAGGAGAAACCTGGCTGcagatcaaagccaaaggaagctcctcctcctcctcccctgactCCTCCCCCAACAGTCACATGGTCAACCACAGCCACTCTCCatccattgtgtcctga